Proteins encoded by one window of Streptomyces sp. ALI-76-A:
- a CDS encoding carbohydrate ABC transporter permease, translated as MNPSVAWRFGRPALVLLLASLAVGVPLWLVVVTSAKPQAEAIRPNLDLPARWQPGSNYEDAVGQGEMLRGLVNSLLVVVPSVVLVLILGAGAAWVFARRRSRLVSAAYALCISGLLLPPAVITIVMELRQLGLSNTRPGMIAVYTGMYLSTSIFFMTGFIRAIPLELEEAARMDGASPARIFARIILPLLRPVIATATIMVMLYAWSDIFYAFFVLGGGERATLPLNLYKVASAQLYLNNWHLVFAYVVVMSLPMVAVFLVGQRKIVSGITSGAVK; from the coding sequence GTGAACCCGTCCGTGGCATGGCGGTTCGGCCGTCCCGCCCTCGTTCTCCTTCTCGCCTCCCTCGCCGTGGGCGTACCGCTGTGGCTGGTGGTCGTCACCTCCGCCAAGCCCCAGGCGGAGGCCATCAGGCCGAACCTCGACCTGCCGGCGCGCTGGCAGCCCGGCAGCAACTACGAGGACGCGGTCGGCCAGGGCGAGATGCTGCGCGGTCTCGTCAACTCGCTGCTGGTCGTGGTGCCTTCGGTGGTCCTCGTGCTGATCCTCGGGGCGGGCGCCGCCTGGGTCTTCGCCCGCCGCAGGTCCAGGCTGGTCTCGGCCGCGTACGCGCTGTGCATCAGCGGGCTGCTGCTGCCGCCGGCCGTCATCACGATCGTGATGGAGCTGCGGCAGCTCGGGCTGTCGAACACCCGGCCCGGGATGATCGCCGTGTACACCGGGATGTACCTGTCCACGTCGATCTTCTTCATGACCGGCTTCATCCGTGCCATCCCCCTGGAGCTGGAGGAGGCCGCGCGGATGGACGGGGCGAGTCCGGCGCGGATCTTCGCCCGGATCATCCTGCCGCTGCTCAGACCGGTGATCGCCACCGCGACGATCATGGTGATGCTCTACGCCTGGAGCGACATCTTCTACGCCTTCTTCGTCCTCGGCGGCGGAGAGCGGGCGACCCTGCCGCTGAATCTCTACAAGGTCGCCAGCGCCCAGCTCTACCTCAACAACTGGCATCTCGTCTTCGCGTACGTCGTGGTGATGAGCCTGCCCATGGTCGCCGTGTTCCTCGTCGGCCAGCGAAAGATCGTGTCCGGAATCACCAGTGGAGCCGTCAAGTGA